The following are from one region of the Rhizobacter sp. AJA081-3 genome:
- a CDS encoding response regulator — protein MPGRPILVVEDSDEDFQTVQDAARRAQLPHPIVRASSGSDCLRQLHGDLRGRLGLVLLDLNTPGDDGREALREIRSDDRFKALPLVVLTASANPRDLQFCYAHGANAYHVKPVDHALHLQVLQQIFAYWLGSVVLPA, from the coding sequence ATGCCTGGGCGACCCATCCTCGTGGTGGAGGACTCCGACGAAGACTTCCAGACCGTGCAGGATGCCGCCCGGCGCGCGCAGCTGCCCCATCCGATCGTGCGCGCCAGCTCCGGGAGCGATTGCCTGCGCCAATTGCACGGCGACCTGCGCGGCCGCCTGGGGCTGGTGCTGCTCGACCTGAACACGCCCGGTGACGATGGCCGCGAAGCATTGCGAGAGATCCGAAGCGACGACAGGTTCAAGGCCTTGCCGCTCGTGGTGCTCACCGCCTCGGCCAACCCACGCGACCTGCAGTTCTGCTACGCGCACGGCGCCAATGCGTACCACGTCAAACCGGTGGACCACGCCCTGCATCTGCAGGTTCTGCAGCAGATCTTCGCCTACTGGCTGGGCAGCGTCGTGCTGCCCGCCTGA
- a CDS encoding ATP-binding protein: MNSRATADPPLPWGTGPYSIKRHGTTLTSCDSEPVQTPGCIQAHGALLVLRLSDLRILQASENTLQHLGEAAEQLLGQPVGHVVGSTGEARLREMLAHEALERGPAYAFTLPARSGALPLDVSLHTSGGVAVLEFESTVRAGQHSGSDFFLLVKSAVGRLQAAASVRGFCQQVTEEVRAITGLDRVMVYRFHPDHHGEVIAESRRDTLAPWLGLHYPAADIPQPAREIFKRIWIRPLPDAAGPLVEMLPLANPDNGHALDMTHCALRGASVMYTEYLANMGVAASLTMPIMLDGELWGLIACHHYAATQFPYQVRAACELLAQVASLQLKSAEQAEQLSYRLRLEEVHQQLVARSAREGDLLALTAHQPSLLDAIDAGGAALYHLDRWWCVGRVPDVTQLDELAAWLYGRPELESATRPVFVTDALARACPAAEGLEDIASGVLAVALSRQRRGLMIWFRPQTLQTVKWAGNPHDEPAVPGPQGLRLSPRASFEIFVESVRGQSPPWAGIEIDAALRLRLLVLELVITRAERLADLNADLTRSNDELDAFAYVASHDLKEPLRGIHRYAHQLLESAEAVDGDNRRRIENMMRLTVRMDSLLDSLLHFSRVGRMELELEDADLNAVLEEALEMIGAQRPESRCSIEIPRPLPNARCDPVRVREIYSNLLANSIKYKQQADVRIEVGYLAADEAAARPNAPPETAGQAIFYVKDDGIGIAQRHHEQVFRMFKRMHGRDDYGGGVGAGLTIVQKLVQRHGGRVWLDSSLGVGTTFFFTLPGMPGEAR; this comes from the coding sequence ATGAACTCGCGAGCCACTGCTGACCCGCCCCTGCCCTGGGGAACGGGCCCCTACAGCATCAAGCGCCACGGCACGACACTGACCAGCTGCGACAGCGAACCGGTGCAGACGCCGGGCTGCATCCAGGCCCATGGCGCGCTGCTGGTGCTGCGCCTGAGCGACCTGCGGATCCTGCAGGCCAGCGAAAACACCTTGCAGCACCTGGGCGAAGCCGCGGAGCAGTTGCTCGGCCAGCCGGTGGGTCACGTGGTGGGTTCCACGGGAGAGGCTCGCCTGCGCGAGATGCTGGCGCACGAGGCGCTGGAGCGCGGTCCGGCCTACGCGTTCACGCTGCCGGCGCGCTCCGGCGCGTTGCCGCTCGACGTCAGCCTGCACACCAGCGGCGGTGTGGCCGTGCTGGAGTTCGAGTCCACCGTGCGCGCCGGCCAGCACAGCGGCAGCGACTTCTTCCTGCTGGTGAAGTCGGCGGTCGGTCGCCTGCAGGCCGCTGCCAGCGTGCGCGGCTTCTGCCAGCAAGTGACCGAGGAAGTGCGCGCCATCACGGGCCTGGACCGCGTGATGGTCTACCGCTTCCACCCCGACCATCACGGCGAGGTCATCGCCGAAAGCAGGCGCGACACGCTGGCGCCCTGGCTCGGGCTGCACTACCCGGCTGCCGACATCCCGCAGCCGGCGCGCGAGATCTTCAAGCGCATCTGGATCCGCCCGTTGCCCGATGCCGCCGGCCCGCTGGTGGAAATGCTTCCACTGGCCAATCCCGACAACGGCCACGCGCTCGACATGACGCACTGCGCGCTGCGCGGCGCGTCGGTGATGTACACCGAGTACCTGGCCAACATGGGCGTGGCGGCGTCGCTCACGATGCCCATCATGCTCGACGGTGAACTCTGGGGCCTGATCGCCTGCCACCACTACGCCGCCACGCAGTTTCCCTACCAGGTACGCGCGGCCTGCGAACTGCTGGCCCAGGTGGCGTCGCTGCAACTGAAGTCGGCCGAACAGGCAGAACAGCTGTCCTACCGGCTGAGGCTGGAAGAAGTGCACCAGCAACTGGTGGCCCGCTCGGCACGCGAAGGCGACCTGCTCGCCCTCACCGCGCACCAGCCCTCGCTGCTCGATGCCATCGATGCCGGCGGCGCCGCGCTGTACCACCTGGATCGCTGGTGGTGCGTGGGCCGCGTGCCCGACGTGACTCAGCTCGACGAGCTGGCCGCGTGGCTGTACGGGCGGCCCGAACTGGAATCTGCGACACGGCCGGTCTTTGTCACGGATGCGCTGGCGCGTGCTTGCCCCGCCGCCGAGGGGTTGGAAGACATCGCCAGCGGCGTGCTCGCGGTGGCGCTGTCTCGCCAGCGGCGCGGGCTGATGATCTGGTTCCGGCCCCAGACCCTGCAGACGGTGAAGTGGGCGGGCAATCCGCACGACGAGCCGGCCGTTCCCGGCCCGCAGGGCCTGCGCCTGAGCCCGCGCGCATCGTTCGAGATCTTCGTCGAATCGGTGCGCGGGCAGTCGCCGCCCTGGGCGGGCATCGAGATCGATGCGGCGCTGCGCTTGCGCCTGCTGGTGCTGGAGCTCGTCATCACCCGTGCCGAACGCCTGGCCGACCTGAACGCCGACCTGACGCGCAGCAACGACGAGCTCGACGCCTTTGCGTACGTGGCCTCGCACGACCTGAAGGAGCCGCTGCGCGGCATCCACCGCTACGCGCACCAGTTGCTGGAAAGCGCAGAGGCCGTGGACGGCGACAACCGCAGGCGCATCGAGAACATGATGCGCCTGACCGTGCGCATGGACAGCCTCCTCGACTCGCTGCTGCACTTCTCGCGCGTGGGCCGGATGGAGCTGGAGCTGGAAGATGCCGACCTCAATGCGGTGCTCGAGGAGGCACTGGAGATGATCGGAGCGCAGCGGCCCGAAAGCCGCTGCAGCATCGAGATTCCGCGGCCGCTGCCGAACGCGCGATGCGACCCGGTTCGGGTTCGAGAGATCTACAGCAACCTGCTGGCCAACTCGATCAAGTACAAGCAGCAGGCCGACGTGCGCATCGAAGTGGGTTACCTCGCCGCAGATGAAGCGGCAGCGCGTCCCAACGCCCCGCCCGAAACCGCCGGGCAAGCCATCTTCTACGTCAAGGACGACGGCATCGGCATTGCCCAGCGGCACCACGAACAGGTGTTTCGCATGTTCAAGCGGATGCACGGCCGCGACGACTACGGCGGCGGCGTCGGCGCCGGTCTGACCATCGTTCAGAAGCTGGTGCAGCGCCACGGCGGGCGTGTCTGGCTGGATTCGAGCCTGGGCGTGGGCACCACGTTCTTTTTCACCTTGCCCGGCATGCCGGGGGAGGCGCGCTGA
- a CDS encoding VWA domain-containing protein, with product MKNVARWRLVLGKYAEQRLPGQGGGLQAEYGRMDRALEYLYGREYKGRGLRDDPAPGSLDPSQLTLVTWLGEVRELFPQETVELIEKHALDRYGLTELVTDPKTLERLEPNQQLLRTLLSLRGHLKGDVLHLARRIIRQVVEEIRRQLEPEVRQALSGRLNRFRHSPMAIAQNFDAKGTIRKNLKHFDRERGQLVIEQLRFFERNTRRLPWDIILCVDQSGSMADSVIHSAVMAGILAALPAFRVRIVVFDTSVVDLSDHADDPVETLMRVQLGGGTDIAQAVRYCTQLVENPHRTVLVLVTDFCEGAPAGELVRAVKKLAEARVKLLGLASLDSQAHPVYDRQMAERLAACGMEIAALTPQKLAHWLVKVIS from the coding sequence ATGAAGAACGTCGCCCGCTGGCGCCTCGTGCTCGGCAAGTACGCCGAGCAGCGGCTGCCCGGGCAGGGCGGCGGCCTGCAGGCCGAGTACGGCCGCATGGACCGCGCGCTCGAATACCTCTACGGCCGCGAGTACAAGGGCCGCGGCCTGCGCGACGACCCCGCGCCGGGATCGCTCGACCCGTCTCAGCTGACGCTGGTGACCTGGCTGGGCGAGGTGCGCGAGCTGTTCCCGCAGGAGACCGTCGAGCTCATCGAGAAGCACGCCCTCGACCGCTACGGCCTGACCGAGCTCGTCACCGACCCGAAGACGCTGGAGCGGCTCGAGCCCAACCAGCAGCTGCTGCGCACCTTGCTCTCGCTGCGTGGCCACTTGAAGGGGGACGTGCTGCACCTGGCGCGCCGCATCATCCGCCAGGTGGTCGAGGAGATTCGCCGCCAGCTCGAGCCCGAGGTGCGGCAGGCCCTGTCGGGCCGGCTCAACCGCTTCCGCCATTCGCCGATGGCGATCGCCCAGAACTTCGATGCCAAGGGCACGATCCGCAAGAACCTCAAGCACTTCGACCGCGAGCGCGGGCAGCTCGTCATCGAGCAGCTGCGCTTCTTCGAGCGCAACACGCGCCGCCTGCCCTGGGACATCATCCTGTGCGTGGACCAGAGCGGCAGCATGGCCGACTCGGTGATCCACAGCGCGGTGATGGCCGGGATCCTCGCGGCGCTGCCGGCCTTCCGGGTGCGCATCGTCGTGTTCGACACCAGCGTCGTCGATCTCAGCGATCATGCCGACGACCCGGTCGAGACGCTGATGCGCGTGCAGCTCGGCGGCGGTACCGACATCGCGCAGGCCGTGCGCTACTGCACCCAGCTGGTGGAGAACCCGCACCGCACCGTGCTCGTGCTGGTGACCGACTTCTGCGAAGGCGCGCCAGCCGGCGAGCTGGTGCGCGCCGTCAAGAAGCTCGCCGAAGCGCGAGTGAAGCTGCTCGGCCTGGCCTCGCTCGACAGTCAGGCCCACCCGGTCTACGACCGCCAGATGGCGGAACGCCTGGCCGCCTGCGGCATGGAGATCGCCGCGCTCACGCCGCAGAAGCTGGCGCACTGGCTGGTGAAGGTGATCTCGTGA
- a CDS encoding DUF5682 family protein yields MLPTSDAVRALGARLIGPELVLFPVRHHSPACAWQLRRWLATVRPSTVLVEGPRCFDPLIPMLVHPEARMPLAVYTYAVFKPQGEQAARRRAAYYPFCDHSPELVALRAAQEQGIPARFIDLDHAEQCQIEPDEDDGEAQSLLDERHFRRSRYLGALASRLGCRDHEELWEHLFEAPATARTLHEHVLDMAAYCHLARVECSDEELRADGTLAREDEMAWHIRQALDRRQPGDGPVLAVVGGFHAVALPGLLEGGRTARPAISRSTVSDEAAALIRYGQDRLDRLNGYSAGMTSPAWQQHLWERMLRHDKAGLPAGARVRQELALTMLFDIAIELRGRHGLPLPMPALGAAYEHALQLAALRQRPAPVRDDVLDAVTSCFVKGDADADGALVLAVARRMLSGQAMGKVPPGASTPPLVRDFEYRARRQRLKIDDSQPRRAVLDIYRRPEHRVTSRLFHGLGLLGVPLAHRSAGPDFVNGFGLDRLQEHWDYTHSAATEAALVEASVYGTTVPLAVSARFAERLERFEAGAEPRHAKAAAALLVQACVLGLHDHVPKVASTLATVIGADAQFESVAHATGTLGLLWESREPLEARGIEQLPVLLKAGYERAIYLGRGLQGAAGDGSEVVAGLSRLRELLASEAGQRLDAALYWALVDELHAGNESAFVRGAAAGLAYGAGRLAEAELGVALDGHLNGLIAPRDAVSFLRGLLQTAREAAWQQPALLSVLDRLLADWNDADFIANLPELRLAFAEMTPKETDRIAQSVAELHGEADLGRLVRYDISAGQVQAHLATTQRLLDVLRADGLASWVDA; encoded by the coding sequence ATGCTGCCCACGTCGGACGCGGTGCGCGCGCTGGGGGCCCGGCTGATCGGGCCCGAGCTGGTGCTGTTTCCGGTGCGGCACCACAGCCCGGCCTGCGCGTGGCAGCTGCGCCGCTGGCTGGCCACGGTGCGACCCAGCACGGTGCTGGTCGAAGGGCCGCGCTGCTTCGACCCGCTCATCCCGATGCTCGTGCATCCCGAGGCGCGCATGCCGCTGGCGGTCTACACCTACGCCGTGTTCAAGCCGCAGGGCGAGCAGGCGGCTCGGCGGCGCGCCGCCTACTACCCGTTCTGCGATCACTCGCCCGAGCTGGTGGCGTTGCGCGCCGCGCAGGAGCAGGGCATCCCGGCCCGCTTCATCGACCTCGACCATGCCGAGCAGTGCCAGATCGAGCCCGACGAGGACGACGGCGAAGCGCAGTCGCTGCTCGACGAACGCCACTTCCGCCGCAGCCGCTACCTCGGCGCGCTGGCCTCGCGGCTGGGCTGCCGCGACCACGAGGAGCTCTGGGAGCACCTGTTCGAGGCGCCGGCGACGGCGCGCACGCTGCACGAGCATGTGCTGGACATGGCCGCCTACTGCCACCTGGCCCGCGTGGAGTGCAGCGACGAGGAACTGCGCGCCGACGGCACGCTGGCGCGCGAGGACGAGATGGCCTGGCACATCCGGCAGGCGCTTGATCGCCGCCAGCCGGGCGACGGGCCGGTGCTCGCGGTGGTCGGCGGCTTCCATGCGGTTGCGCTGCCCGGCCTGCTGGAGGGCGGCCGCACCGCGCGGCCGGCGATCTCGCGCAGCACCGTCAGCGACGAGGCGGCCGCACTGATCCGCTACGGCCAGGATCGCCTGGACCGCCTGAACGGCTACTCCGCCGGGATGACTTCGCCGGCCTGGCAGCAGCACCTGTGGGAGCGCATGCTGCGGCACGACAAGGCCGGCCTGCCGGCCGGTGCGCGCGTACGCCAGGAGCTCGCGCTGACCATGCTGTTCGACATCGCCATCGAGCTGCGCGGCCGCCACGGCCTGCCGCTGCCGATGCCGGCCCTCGGCGCGGCCTACGAGCACGCGCTGCAGCTCGCCGCGCTGCGCCAGCGCCCGGCGCCCGTGCGCGACGACGTGCTCGATGCGGTGACCAGCTGCTTCGTCAAGGGCGATGCCGATGCCGATGGCGCGCTGGTGCTTGCCGTGGCCCGGCGCATGCTCAGCGGCCAGGCCATGGGCAAGGTGCCGCCGGGTGCGAGCACGCCGCCGCTGGTGCGCGACTTCGAGTACCGGGCGCGCCGACAGCGCCTGAAGATCGACGACTCCCAGCCGCGCCGCGCCGTGCTCGACATCTACCGCCGCCCCGAGCACCGCGTCACCAGCCGGCTGTTCCACGGCCTGGGCCTGCTCGGCGTGCCGCTGGCCCACCGCAGCGCCGGCCCCGACTTCGTCAACGGATTCGGTCTCGACCGGCTGCAGGAACATTGGGACTACACGCACTCGGCGGCCACGGAGGCCGCGCTGGTGGAGGCCTCGGTGTACGGCACCACCGTGCCGCTGGCGGTGTCGGCGCGCTTCGCCGAGCGGCTGGAGCGCTTCGAGGCCGGCGCCGAGCCGCGCCATGCCAAGGCCGCCGCGGCGCTGCTCGTGCAGGCCTGCGTGCTCGGCCTGCACGACCATGTGCCGAAGGTGGCGAGCACGCTGGCCACGGTGATCGGGGCCGATGCGCAGTTCGAGTCGGTCGCGCACGCCACCGGCACGCTGGGGCTGTTGTGGGAGTCGCGCGAGCCGCTGGAGGCACGCGGCATCGAGCAGCTGCCCGTGCTGCTGAAGGCGGGCTACGAGCGTGCCATCTACCTCGGCCGCGGGCTGCAGGGCGCCGCGGGCGACGGCAGCGAAGTCGTCGCAGGGCTGTCGCGCCTGCGCGAGCTGCTGGCCAGCGAGGCCGGCCAGCGCCTCGATGCGGCGCTCTACTGGGCGCTGGTCGACGAGCTGCACGCCGGCAATGAGTCGGCCTTCGTCCGCGGTGCGGCGGCCGGACTGGCCTACGGCGCCGGGCGCCTGGCCGAGGCCGAGCTCGGCGTGGCGCTGGACGGCCACCTCAACGGCCTGATCGCGCCGCGCGATGCGGTGTCGTTCCTGCGCGGGCTGCTGCAGACCGCGCGCGAGGCGGCCTGGCAGCAGCCCGCGCTGCTGTCGGTGCTCGATCGCCTGCTCGCGGACTGGAACGACGCCGACTTCATCGCCAACCTGCCCGAGCTGCGCCTGGCCTTTGCCGAGATGACGCCAAAGGAGACCGACCGCATCGCGCAGTCGGTGGCCGAGCTGCACGGCGAGGCCGACCTCGGCCGCCTGGTGCGCTACGACATCTCCGCCGGTCAGGTGCAGGCCCACCTGGCCACCACGCAGCGCCTGCTCGACGTGCTGCGGGCCGACGGCCTGGCCAGCTGGGTGGACGCATGA
- a CDS encoding ATP-binding protein: MAKPPWHILLIEDNAEDCAELRQMLLLGGSRRYRFSEARLGAEGICMLLDPHSGPVDCVLLDYDLPDMNAHAVLAALCRDTGMPPCPVVVITGMAMEEGPNLLGAGAQDFIGKRWTSADSLTRAVENAIGRFALLTERRGAQEALRTSEERYRALFNSIDAGYAVIELSFDSAGDAIDAHYIQVNPAFEQQTGLHAAVGRTLHGLVPDIEDLWLKAYGRVASTGTPVRMERHSEALQRWFDVYAFRLGDPQARQVAVLFYDTTERKRVELALIAAKAEAEAANRAKSDFLLSMSHELRSPLSAMLGFTQLLEAGTPPPTPAQQDSVQQILSAGWYLLGLINEILDLTSIESGKTVLSSQSMSLQDVLDDCRAMIEPQAQGGGIRLVFPHFEQPCFVQADPTRTKQVLINLLSNAIKYNRSAGQVTVRCTVTPEQRVRVSVEDTGRGLAAAQIAQLFQPFNRLGKESGTEPGTGIGLVICKRLVELMGGCIGVDSTPGVGSCFWFELDAAPPPVDDRRVPEHTVLYVEEDAGRLLRLERILARRPRTCLLRARDIDAGIKMARSARPDVILIGVRPSDPGGLQAMQLLARDPSTSHIPVIALGEDAMPRDAEAALAAGCFRFLAQPMESDAFVDALDLALQRTHAIGRSATTLENA; the protein is encoded by the coding sequence ATGGCCAAACCGCCCTGGCACATTCTGCTGATCGAAGACAACGCGGAAGACTGCGCCGAGCTGCGACAGATGCTGTTGCTCGGTGGCAGCCGCCGCTACCGCTTCAGCGAGGCCCGGCTGGGCGCCGAGGGCATCTGCATGCTGCTCGACCCGCACAGCGGGCCGGTGGACTGCGTGCTGCTCGACTACGACCTGCCCGACATGAACGCCCATGCGGTGCTGGCGGCGCTGTGCCGCGACACCGGAATGCCGCCGTGCCCGGTGGTCGTGATCACCGGCATGGCGATGGAAGAAGGGCCGAATCTGCTCGGCGCCGGTGCCCAGGATTTCATCGGCAAGCGCTGGACCAGCGCCGACAGCCTGACGCGCGCTGTCGAGAACGCCATCGGACGCTTCGCGCTGCTGACCGAACGCCGGGGTGCGCAAGAAGCCCTGCGCACATCGGAAGAGCGCTACCGAGCCCTGTTCAACTCGATCGACGCGGGCTATGCCGTCATAGAGCTGAGCTTCGACTCAGCCGGCGACGCCATCGATGCCCACTACATCCAGGTCAACCCGGCGTTCGAGCAACAAACCGGCTTGCATGCGGCCGTGGGCCGGACTCTGCATGGCCTGGTGCCGGACATCGAGGACCTGTGGCTCAAGGCCTATGGACGCGTCGCCTCGACGGGCACGCCTGTGCGCATGGAGCGGCACTCCGAGGCCCTGCAACGCTGGTTCGATGTCTACGCCTTTCGTCTGGGGGATCCGCAAGCGCGCCAAGTGGCGGTGCTGTTCTACGACACCACGGAACGCAAGCGCGTCGAACTGGCGCTGATTGCCGCCAAGGCCGAGGCAGAGGCGGCGAACCGGGCGAAATCGGATTTCCTGCTCAGCATGAGCCATGAGCTCCGCTCGCCGCTGAGCGCCATGCTCGGCTTCACGCAGCTCCTCGAGGCCGGCACGCCCCCGCCCACGCCGGCACAGCAGGACAGCGTCCAGCAGATCCTCAGCGCCGGCTGGTACCTGCTGGGCCTGATCAACGAGATCCTCGACTTGACGTCGATCGAGTCCGGCAAGACCGTGCTGTCGTCGCAGTCGATGTCGCTGCAGGATGTGCTCGATGACTGCCGGGCCATGATCGAGCCGCAGGCGCAGGGTGGTGGCATCCGGCTGGTCTTCCCGCACTTCGAGCAGCCCTGCTTCGTGCAGGCCGACCCGACGAGGACGAAGCAGGTGCTCATCAACCTGCTGTCCAACGCCATCAAGTACAACCGCAGCGCCGGGCAGGTCACGGTGCGCTGCACCGTGACACCCGAGCAGCGCGTGCGCGTGAGTGTCGAGGACACAGGCCGGGGACTGGCGGCAGCGCAGATCGCGCAACTCTTCCAGCCCTTCAATCGGCTCGGAAAGGAGTCCGGCACCGAGCCTGGCACGGGCATCGGCCTGGTGATCTGCAAGCGGCTGGTCGAGCTGATGGGCGGTTGCATCGGTGTCGACAGCACGCCAGGCGTCGGCAGCTGCTTCTGGTTCGAGCTTGATGCGGCACCGCCGCCCGTTGACGACAGACGTGTGCCGGAGCACACCGTGCTGTACGTCGAGGAAGACGCTGGCCGACTGCTGCGCCTCGAAAGAATCCTTGCCCGACGGCCGCGTACTTGCCTGCTGCGCGCACGCGACATCGACGCCGGCATCAAGATGGCACGGTCGGCGCGGCCCGACGTGATCCTGATCGGCGTCCGCCCGTCGGACCCAGGCGGCCTGCAGGCCATGCAGTTGCTGGCCAGAGACCCGAGCACATCGCACATCCCTGTCATCGCACTGGGTGAAGACGCCATGCCGCGCGATGCCGAGGCCGCGCTGGCGGCGGGCTGCTTCAGATTCCTTGCGCAGCCCATGGAGAGCGACGCCTTCGTGGACGCGCTGGACCTGGCGCTTCAGCGAACCCACGCCATCGGCCGCAGCGCCACCACCCTGGAGAATGCCTGA
- a CDS encoding AAA family ATPase: MPHTESAAVLRAPAEQVHAEELARLREKDAGPRPQGWRLSPRAVRSFILGDDKLGVRRKFYGDDALIDRCIVTLMSDRGLLLVGEPGTAKSMLSELLAAAISGNSICIIQGTAGTTEDQIKYSWNYALLLAEGPTPRALVGGPMHEAMRGGMLCRFEEVTRVQPEIQDSLISLLSEKVLHVPELDGEGATVFAQRGFNVLATANIRDRGVHEMSSALKRRFNFETVRPIADRKLETQLVREQTEALLARAQVEVDFDADVVDLLVTAFNDLRQGVTSEGVVIEKPTAVMSSAEAVSVGYAACLDAHYFGDGSVGGDHVARQLIGTVLKDNPEDGKKLRHYFDVVVKQRAQRHAQWKRVLDARRELDR; the protein is encoded by the coding sequence ATGCCACACACCGAATCCGCCGCCGTGCTGCGCGCACCTGCCGAGCAGGTGCACGCCGAGGAACTGGCCCGTCTGCGCGAGAAGGACGCCGGCCCGCGACCACAGGGCTGGCGGCTGTCGCCACGCGCCGTGCGCAGCTTCATCCTCGGCGACGACAAGCTCGGCGTGCGGCGCAAGTTCTACGGCGACGACGCGCTGATCGACCGCTGCATCGTCACGCTGATGAGCGACCGCGGGCTGCTGCTGGTGGGCGAGCCCGGCACGGCGAAGTCGATGCTCTCCGAGTTGCTGGCCGCGGCGATCAGCGGCAACTCGATCTGCATCATCCAGGGCACCGCCGGCACCACCGAGGACCAGATCAAGTACTCGTGGAACTACGCGTTGCTGCTGGCCGAAGGGCCGACGCCGCGCGCGCTGGTGGGCGGGCCGATGCACGAGGCGATGCGCGGCGGCATGCTGTGCCGCTTCGAGGAGGTGACGCGGGTGCAGCCCGAAATCCAGGACAGCCTGATCAGCCTGCTGTCGGAGAAGGTGCTGCACGTGCCCGAGCTCGACGGCGAGGGCGCCACGGTGTTCGCGCAGCGCGGCTTCAACGTGCTGGCCACCGCCAACATCCGCGACCGCGGCGTGCATGAGATGTCGAGCGCGCTCAAGCGCCGCTTCAACTTCGAGACGGTGCGGCCGATCGCCGACCGCAAGCTCGAGACCCAGCTGGTGCGCGAGCAGACCGAGGCGCTGCTGGCGCGCGCACAGGTGGAGGTCGACTTCGACGCCGACGTGGTGGACCTGCTCGTGACCGCGTTCAACGACCTGCGCCAGGGCGTGACGAGCGAGGGCGTGGTGATCGAGAAGCCCACGGCGGTGATGTCTTCCGCCGAGGCGGTGTCGGTGGGGTATGCGGCCTGCCTGGATGCGCACTACTTCGGCGACGGCTCGGTCGGCGGCGACCATGTGGCGCGCCAGCTGATCGGCACCGTGCTCAAGGACAACCCGGAGGACGGCAAGAAGCTGCGCCACTACTTCGACGTGGTGGTCAAGCAGCGTGCGCAGCGCCACGCGCAATGGAAGCGCGTGCTCGATGCGCGCCGCGAGCTCGATCGCTGA